In the Flagellimonas sp. HMM57 genome, one interval contains:
- a CDS encoding DAPG hydrolase family protein, which translates to MDKFIIRFFTGIFIPLFLGACALGKVVDPIDYPVELSAEEQEHPLSKYYYNHKRVSDERMAGLVYHEPEAGLVFEDINEMLEPGYLPLENGYTKLKDGTGYVAANIQFPQTNGEMIDWWFEWVGYDVIRYKIWYPGLHASALYENYEEPETFSISKYVLAHPEGKTKHTIETMVKEGPLQDLQITFVNPEQYGLDISKLGKDQWAICGNVKSGNRLVVQMAHFVRNTADGVEMRSRFWVGKDLPWVLRKLGVKNQALYDLAHHCLSEYTQLASFLPEVYNKYTTDLGLRENDVLTQRTRSE; encoded by the coding sequence ATGGACAAATTTATTATAAGATTCTTTACTGGGATTTTTATACCTCTGTTTTTAGGTGCTTGTGCTCTTGGAAAAGTGGTAGACCCGATAGATTATCCGGTCGAGCTATCAGCTGAAGAACAAGAGCATCCGTTATCAAAGTACTATTACAATCACAAAAGAGTAAGCGATGAGCGTATGGCCGGCTTAGTGTATCATGAACCAGAAGCTGGTCTAGTATTTGAAGATATCAACGAAATGCTCGAACCAGGATATCTTCCATTGGAGAATGGGTATACCAAACTTAAGGATGGTACGGGATATGTAGCGGCGAACATTCAATTTCCCCAAACTAATGGTGAGATGATCGATTGGTGGTTCGAATGGGTAGGTTATGATGTAATTCGTTACAAAATATGGTACCCCGGATTGCACGCCTCGGCTCTTTATGAGAATTATGAAGAGCCTGAAACATTTTCTATTTCAAAATACGTTCTAGCGCATCCTGAAGGAAAAACCAAGCATACCATAGAGACTATGGTAAAGGAAGGTCCCCTGCAAGACCTTCAAATTACTTTTGTAAATCCGGAGCAGTATGGTCTGGACATTTCCAAATTGGGAAAAGACCAATGGGCAATTTGTGGAAACGTTAAATCTGGAAATCGTCTGGTGGTTCAAATGGCACACTTTGTAAGGAATACTGCGGATGGAGTAGAAATGCGAAGTAGGTTTTGGGTTGGGAAGGATCTACCGTGGGTTTTAAGGAAGTTGGGTGTCAAAAATCAGGCGCTTTATGACCTTGCGCACCATTGTCTTTCAGAATATACCCAATTGGCAAGTTTTTTGCCAGAGGTTTACAATAAATATACGACCGACTTAGGATTACGTGAAAATGATGTTCTAACACAACGAACACGGTCAGAATAG
- a CDS encoding HD domain-containing protein yields the protein MEQEQVLMKKVEHYVTNLLTFHLPKNIYYHNIAHTRMVVGAVQIISKKTKLEKRQVMILELAAWFHDIGFLSKNVGHKRLSAEMAANFLKTNKVRSSIIYQVTDCIMSTKYGAVPESLAEAIIMDADMFHISRNDYWKLNSLLRKEISSIDSSHYTHEEWYGKNLEFLKNISFNTDFGKNVLDVKKRWLIYENEQLLEKIQKSKEHLWEEPPYLFSSRGIQGKIKMICGDIISL from the coding sequence ATGGAACAAGAACAAGTTTTGATGAAAAAAGTTGAACACTACGTGACCAATCTACTTACATTTCATCTGCCCAAAAACATATATTACCACAATATTGCGCACACAAGGATGGTGGTTGGAGCGGTGCAGATAATCTCAAAAAAAACAAAGCTGGAAAAAAGACAGGTCATGATTCTCGAATTGGCCGCTTGGTTTCACGACATAGGCTTTTTAAGCAAAAACGTAGGTCACAAACGTCTAAGCGCAGAAATGGCGGCCAATTTTCTAAAAACCAATAAAGTACGATCTTCCATAATATATCAAGTTACCGATTGCATCATGTCCACTAAATATGGTGCTGTCCCAGAGAGTCTGGCCGAGGCTATAATCATGGATGCCGATATGTTCCATATTTCTCGGAACGATTACTGGAAGCTTAACAGCCTGCTAAGAAAAGAAATATCTTCTATTGACTCCTCACACTATACACACGAAGAATGGTACGGAAAAAATCTGGAATTTTTGAAGAATATTTCTTTTAATACGGACTTTGGAAAGAATGTACTCGATGTGAAGAAAAGGTGGTTGATATACGAAAATGAACAGCTATTGGAAAAAATTCAGAAAAGTAAAGAACACCTTTGGGAAGAGCCTCCTTATTTATTCTCCTCTAGAGGTATACAAGGGAAGATAAAAATGATATGTGGCGACATTATTAGTTTATAG
- a CDS encoding TonB-dependent receptor, with product MKRYILFTMMLIAFTGNAQKDYTLSGYVKEQTSGEELFGVNVLVGTSNGTTTNDYGFYSITLPEGTYQVVVSYLGFQEVVREIELNTDLKINFEMTEDAAQLDEVVVTSKSVAKDVRSTEMSVSAIKAETIKKLPAVLGEPDLLRSIQLLPGVSSVNDASSGINVRGGSADQNLILLDEGTIYNASHLFGFFSVFNTSAIKDVKLYKGGIPSIYGGRLSSVLDVKQREGNIKKFGGELGIGLISSKALIEGPIFKGDREEGRGSYMLAGRRSYIDLFAPLSSDFEDTTLFFYDLNLKANYNINENNRIFLSGYFGRDRFEIDDFLGTFWGNASGTLRWTSVLNDKLFLQTSAIFSNYDYNLDNLRSGSEFRWNSNILNFNVKPKLTWFINSKNTLTAGIDYTYYNFQPGDISPLKGSAINPQKFREKFATEGAGYIDFKREFSDKLSVRYGSRLSYFNRMGSDVVPTYENGSPLTYLPEQDLYVENAVIGETAFGSGKSIETFFNLEPRFSARYLLNDDSSLKMSYNRTYQYLHLISNTTSATPLDVWAPSGSFLKPQYADQIALGYFRNFKEGAYDMNVEVYYKDMNDVTDFIDGADLLFTENIETQVAQGDGRAFGLELQINKNEGKLTGWLSYTLARSERKVLGINNNDFYPANNDQLHELNLVGFYKLNDRWDLGGNFVFGSGKPVTYPTGQYEQNGLVVADYQNRNGDRLPAYHRLDLSATLNPKPGKKGKWIFSIANAYNRQNAASIFFRELGEVNDVEVATGETEAVKLSYFGIVPSVTYQFKF from the coding sequence ATGAAAAGATACATTTTATTCACGATGATGTTAATTGCTTTCACGGGTAATGCCCAAAAGGACTATACCTTGAGTGGATACGTCAAAGAACAGACTAGTGGGGAAGAACTATTTGGAGTCAATGTCCTGGTAGGCACTTCGAATGGTACAACCACAAACGACTATGGTTTTTACTCCATAACACTTCCCGAGGGTACATATCAGGTAGTAGTAAGCTATTTGGGTTTTCAAGAAGTGGTTAGGGAAATCGAACTGAACACGGATCTCAAGATCAATTTTGAGATGACAGAGGATGCCGCACAGTTAGATGAGGTTGTGGTTACTTCCAAAAGTGTTGCCAAGGATGTAAGATCTACCGAAATGAGCGTATCCGCCATTAAAGCCGAAACAATTAAAAAACTACCTGCCGTACTTGGGGAACCCGATTTATTGCGGTCCATACAATTATTACCTGGGGTTTCAAGCGTAAACGACGCTTCCTCGGGAATCAATGTTAGGGGAGGCTCTGCCGATCAAAACCTTATCCTTTTGGATGAGGGAACAATTTATAATGCATCCCATTTATTTGGTTTCTTTTCGGTTTTCAATACAAGCGCCATAAAGGATGTAAAGCTCTATAAAGGTGGTATTCCCTCTATTTACGGAGGTCGTCTGTCATCAGTGCTGGATGTAAAGCAAAGAGAAGGAAACATCAAAAAATTTGGTGGAGAGCTTGGCATTGGACTTATTTCCAGTAAGGCTTTGATTGAAGGCCCTATTTTTAAAGGAGATCGAGAAGAAGGTCGGGGTAGTTACATGCTCGCGGGAAGACGTTCTTATATTGATTTGTTCGCACCCCTTTCAAGCGATTTTGAAGATACCACTTTGTTCTTTTATGATCTAAATTTAAAGGCCAATTATAATATTAACGAGAACAATAGGATATTTCTTTCAGGATATTTTGGCAGAGATCGCTTTGAGATCGATGACTTTTTGGGAACTTTCTGGGGCAATGCATCAGGAACCTTGCGATGGACAAGCGTTCTAAACGATAAGTTATTCTTGCAGACTTCTGCAATTTTCAGCAACTATGATTATAACCTGGATAACTTAAGATCGGGGTCAGAATTCAGATGGAACTCGAATATTTTGAATTTTAATGTAAAACCTAAACTAACATGGTTTATCAATTCCAAGAACACCTTGACAGCAGGTATCGACTACACCTATTATAACTTTCAACCAGGTGATATCAGCCCCTTAAAAGGTTCTGCCATCAACCCACAAAAATTTAGAGAAAAATTTGCGACGGAAGGTGCAGGTTATATCGATTTTAAACGTGAGTTTTCAGATAAGTTGAGCGTACGGTATGGATCAAGGCTTTCGTATTTCAATCGTATGGGTAGTGATGTTGTTCCAACCTATGAAAATGGAAGTCCCTTGACCTACCTTCCAGAACAAGATCTTTATGTGGAAAATGCAGTTATAGGTGAAACCGCTTTTGGTTCGGGGAAAAGTATTGAGACCTTTTTTAATCTTGAACCACGTTTTTCTGCCCGCTATCTACTAAATGATGACAGTTCATTAAAAATGAGCTACAACCGTACGTATCAATATCTACACTTGATATCGAACACAACTTCGGCCACTCCTTTGGATGTATGGGCGCCAAGCGGTAGTTTCTTAAAACCCCAATACGCCGACCAAATCGCATTGGGCTATTTCCGAAATTTTAAGGAAGGGGCATATGATATGAATGTAGAGGTTTACTATAAGGATATGAATGATGTTACGGATTTTATAGACGGTGCAGACTTGCTTTTCACTGAAAATATTGAAACGCAGGTTGCACAGGGAGATGGACGTGCATTTGGATTGGAACTTCAAATAAACAAAAACGAAGGAAAGCTAACGGGTTGGTTAAGCTACACGCTGGCAAGAAGTGAACGTAAAGTACTTGGCATCAATAACAATGATTTTTACCCGGCTAATAATGATCAGCTTCATGAACTCAATTTGGTTGGGTTCTATAAACTGAACGATCGGTGGGACTTGGGCGGTAACTTTGTCTTTGGTTCAGGAAAGCCTGTAACTTACCCTACTGGACAGTATGAGCAAAATGGTCTGGTCGTTGCAGATTACCAAAACCGCAATGGGGACAGGCTTCCTGCATATCATCGATTGGACCTTTCGGCAACTTTAAACCCAAAGCCCGGCAAAAAGGGAAAATGGATATTCAGCATTGCAAATGCCTATAATAGGCAAAATGCCGCTTCTATTTTCTTCAGGGAACTCGGTGAGGTAAATGATGTCGAAGTTGCAACGGGTGAGACGGAGGCCGTTAAGCTATCATATTTTGGAATTGTACCAAGCGTAACCTATCAATTTAAATTTTAA
- a CDS encoding response regulator transcription factor, producing the protein MNQILIVEDEPTLSDAYSRILGELFHNNRIDPFDIHICNSLVIAHNTIDVFLKSGKNPTLCILDYRLEKMSDEDNENGMGIGMILRKHFPDCKIMLITSIADKYLYQTIIDQIKPSGFLIKSEINYRSIGDDICSVLEGKLVYSKTINDFIKNSPYSKYGLDYTDLKLIHLMSKRYTFSEIALKMGISISGVEYRKRSIAKKLGAVSSTTKDLLKLFKQELDFS; encoded by the coding sequence ATGAACCAAATACTGATTGTAGAGGACGAGCCTACATTGAGTGATGCCTATAGCCGTATTTTAGGCGAACTCTTTCATAATAACAGAATCGACCCATTTGATATTCATATATGCAATAGTCTAGTTATAGCGCATAACACCATTGATGTGTTTTTAAAGTCAGGTAAAAACCCGACCCTTTGTATTCTAGATTATAGACTTGAAAAAATGTCAGATGAGGATAATGAGAACGGAATGGGAATTGGAATGATACTTCGAAAACATTTTCCCGACTGTAAAATCATGCTTATAACATCAATTGCTGACAAATATCTTTACCAAACAATTATCGACCAGATTAAGCCATCGGGATTTTTAATAAAAAGTGAGATTAATTATAGGAGTATTGGAGATGATATTTGCTCGGTTCTTGAAGGCAAATTAGTCTATAGTAAGACTATCAACGATTTCATTAAGAACAGCCCTTATTCCAAGTATGGGCTTGACTATACGGACCTTAAACTTATCCATCTAATGTCAAAGCGGTATACGTTTTCTGAGATTGCCTTAAAAATGGGCATTTCGATTTCTGGAGTAGAGTATCGAAAAAGAAGTATAGCTAAAAAATTAGGCGCGGTTTCTTCCACTACCAAAGACCTCCTGAAGTTATTCAAACAGGAACTGGATTTTTCCTAG
- a CDS encoding DUF4249 domain-containing protein: MKTKTYLRTVLFVVLTTLTIACETVVTEDITLNGGEPRLVLDGGIERNTISPLAEQQIRLSSTIGFLDTEDPTPVTDAVVFVSDGTADYEFTHVSNGIYTNSSITASLDTQYTITIVWNGETYSGSDSLSEVVPFVDVYSEFEEETEFTEEGYFVKFDSQDPENEENFYYYRVFRNGEFVIVPDPGNGLTLVESDEFFDGQLRTGVNPNEEAVFEVGDIATAQQLGITNDYFNYLVELFNQTGNQGLSFIGNPPPASIRGNILNMDNPSNRALGYFYTVDVQEVTIEIVE; the protein is encoded by the coding sequence ATGAAGACTAAAACATATTTAAGAACAGTTTTATTTGTGGTACTGACCACTTTGACCATTGCATGCGAAACCGTTGTTACCGAGGATATTACTCTTAATGGGGGAGAACCCCGGTTGGTTCTGGATGGCGGTATTGAAAGAAACACCATATCACCCCTAGCGGAGCAGCAGATTCGATTGTCCTCAACTATCGGGTTTTTGGATACTGAAGACCCTACGCCGGTTACCGATGCAGTAGTTTTTGTTAGCGATGGTACTGCAGACTATGAGTTTACACATGTTAGTAATGGGATATATACAAATTCCAGTATCACTGCCAGTTTGGATACACAGTACACGATAACGATTGTATGGAACGGAGAGACCTATTCGGGTTCGGATAGCCTTAGCGAAGTAGTCCCTTTTGTGGACGTTTATTCAGAGTTTGAAGAAGAAACCGAATTTACAGAAGAAGGGTATTTTGTTAAATTTGATAGTCAAGATCCTGAAAATGAGGAAAATTTTTACTACTATCGAGTCTTTAGAAATGGGGAGTTCGTCATAGTTCCAGATCCAGGGAATGGACTTACCTTAGTTGAAAGTGATGAATTCTTTGACGGACAGTTACGTACCGGAGTGAATCCTAACGAAGAAGCGGTATTTGAGGTGGGCGATATTGCCACTGCGCAACAGTTGGGTATCACCAACGATTATTTTAATTACTTGGTAGAGCTCTTTAACCAGACAGGAAACCAAGGATTGTCCTTTATAGGTAATCCCCCACCTGCTTCGATTAGGGGTAATATTTTGAATATGGATAATCCCAGTAATAGGGCCTTAGGTTATTTTTATACCGTTGACGTTCAAGAGGTAACCATAGAAATTGTTGAATAG
- a CDS encoding YSC84-related protein has translation MKVSKSITVVAMILTVTLSMAQTKTERKLTKDAVKAKQVLLAENPELDTLFENSAGYVIFPNVGKAGFIFGGAAGRGVLVENKMLSGTADMKKVNIGLQAGVQAMAQVLFFETTDSLSDFKEGNFEFGAQASLIALKSGLATNVTYQRGVSVFVMPKSGLMMDASIGGQKFNYKAL, from the coding sequence ATGAAAGTTTCAAAATCGATTACAGTAGTGGCAATGATATTGACGGTGACCCTATCAATGGCACAAACAAAAACAGAAAGAAAATTGACAAAAGATGCAGTCAAGGCCAAACAGGTGTTGTTGGCCGAAAATCCAGAACTGGATACCCTATTTGAAAATTCGGCAGGATATGTAATATTTCCTAATGTTGGCAAGGCAGGGTTTATTTTTGGAGGAGCGGCAGGTAGAGGCGTTCTTGTCGAGAACAAAATGCTTTCGGGTACCGCGGATATGAAAAAAGTAAATATAGGTTTGCAAGCTGGGGTTCAAGCAATGGCTCAAGTTCTGTTCTTCGAAACCACGGATAGTTTGAGCGATTTCAAAGAAGGTAACTTCGAGTTTGGAGCACAAGCGTCCTTAATCGCCTTAAAATCGGGGTTAGCTACCAATGTTACTTATCAGAGAGGTGTTTCGGTATTTGTGATGCCAAAGTCAGGTCTGATGATGGATGCTTCTATCGGAGGACAAAAATTCAATTACAAAGCACTATAA